TCCCGGATATAGGCTCTGTTGGTTGACCATTATCGGTCTGGGACCCACAAGGCTCATGTCGCCGATCAGGACGTTCCACAATTGGGGCAGCTCGTCGATCGAGTGCTTGCGGAGGAGCCGGCCAATCCTGGTCACGCGCGGATCGCAGCGCAGTTTTTGCGTGCGATCCCATTCCGCCTTCGCCTTCGGGTCACGCTCCAGATGCCGCACCAGGGCTTCTTCGGCCTGAGGGACCATGGTCCGTAATTTCCAGAACCGAAAAATTTTTCCATCGCGCCCCAGCCTCTCCTGATAGTAGAGCGCTGTGCCGCCATCGAGGCGGATCAGAAAAGCGATAACAAGCAATAAGGGCAGCACCAAAAGCGCCAGGAGCAAGGCTCCCAGAATATCATATGCGCGCTTGATGACCAGATAGCCGGTTGACGGCGCCAGCGGCAGGATAGTCTGCCGCGATGCATGCCCCGCCAGCGTAGTGAACTCTTCGTGCGACGACATTTTTCGTGATCCCCAACAACGCCGGCCTTCTGCCGACCGAAGCTGGGGCGATCTTCGCCAACTGACGGTGCAAATGATGCCGCCCATTGGAGCTATCGGCGCATCGATCATTCTCGAATAGCGTGGAGGGGTGGCCGGTATTGCCAACTCCCAGCTCAAGGAAATGCAGATGTCGGATGGGCGGGCTGTCACAGAACACAGAACCTCCAGCTACCGGGACATCCTGCATTCCACCGCCCTGATCGGTGCGTCCTCGGTCGTCGCGATGTTCTTTGCGCTGATTAGGATGAAGACCATTGCGCTGCTGCTTGGGCCCACGGGTGTGGGCACCGTGGCGCTGCTGTCATCGGTTGTCGATGTCGTCGTCGCCCTCGCAGGATTGGGCGTAAGCCAGTCCGGTATCCGTCAGATCGCGAAGGCAGAAGGTAGCGGCGACAAAATACGGATGGCAGCGACAGTCCGAACCGTTCAACGGACATCAATTGTGCTCGGACTGGTCGGCGCTCTTGCGCTTGCCGCGCTCTCAATACCCATCGCAGTCCTCACGTTTGGCGGGGCGGACTATGCCCTTGGTCTTGCCGTGCTCGGGCTGGTTGTGCTTTTCCGTATCCTGACCGGCAGCGAAGCCGCTTTGCTGCAGGGCACGAGGCGAATTCTTGATCTTGCCAAGCTGAACATCATCACGTCGATCGCGGCTGTCTCGATCGCGGTGCCGATATTGCTCGTTTGGCGCGAGGCAGCCATCGTGCCGATGCTGGTGTTGACTGCTCTGGCGGGGTGGGTCACGGCGCGCTGGTATAGCCGCCGCGCCGACATCGTCGGGTCATTGGCCGGGAGTGTGCCGGGAGAACTGGGCGAACTACTCAGGCTCGGCGTGGCCTTCACGGTCAGCGGCTTTCTCACCATGGGGGCCGCCTATGCCGTCCGGATGCTGGTGGTGCAGGAGGCTGGGATTGAAGCCGCCGGATTTTATCAGGCCGCATGGGCTATTGCAGGCCTCTATGTCGGGGTTGTCCTGCAGTCGATGGGCACAGACTTCTATCCGCGCCTCACTGCCGTTGTTGGTGACGATGCCGCGGTCACAAGGCTAGTCGGTGAACAAACGCAAGTCAGCCTCTTGCTGGCCGGACCGGGCGTGATCGCCACCATCACCTTTTCGCACCTGCTGGTCACTGTCTTCTACGCCCCTGGGTTCAGCCCTGCCGCCAGCCTGCTGCGCTGGTTGTCGCTAGGGATGATGCTACGGGTCATCACCTGGCCGATGGGCTATATCATCGTTGCCAAGGGCTGGCAGAAGATGTTCATCGCCACCGAAGTCGTTGCGACGGTGATCCATGTTGGACTTGCTGCCGCTCTCATGCCCTTGTTTGGCGTCGATGGGGCCGGGGCGGCGTTCCTCTGCCTCTATGTCTGTCATGGCATGCTGGTGTATGTCATCGTCAGGCGAAACTGTGGTTTTGTCCTCCCGGTCCAGAACCTCGGCTTGATGGCGCTGTTTGGATTCTGCTGCGCGGTTGCCTTTGCCGGATTTGCTTACCTGCCCTTCTGGTGGGCCACCCTTCTAGGCCTCGCCATGACATGCGTCACGGGCCTTTTCTCGCTCTTCGCGCTCTTACGCCTCGTGCCTGCGGGCGCGTTGCCCAAGCCAATCCGATCGCTCCTCAGCTCGGTGGGTGCCAATCCGGCGGCCTGAATTCGCCATTCAAGCGGTTGTCGGTAACGGGGGTGGGATCGACAAAACATAAGGTGTTGGAGCCACTATACGAGCTTGTAGTGACTGGCCGATATCAGACCACGGCGCCAGCGCGCCGGCGCATGTCGTTGATGAGGCACTTTCCATAGGACGCTGCCGACCGTGCCAATGACGACAGATTTGACCCAGTTTTGGCGTTGCATACAGCCTGTTCCAAGATCGCAGCGGTCGTGGCGGCAGCGTGGTCGAGGCTGAATCGCCGCTCGGCCAGTTCACGGCCGAACTCACCCAGCGCAAGAAGCTCTGACCGGTCCGAAAGGAGCCGTCTCAAAATAGCGCGCAAATCCCCAGGGCCGTTGCCCCCGTCACCATACCAACCCTGCCATAGAAATAAATCGACGGAATCGGGATCTAGGAGTCGCCAGAAGCCGTTTGACCCTTGCACGACCAGGGGCTTGGCGAAAACCATGCCTCGAAGAGCTGAGCTCCCCATACCCAACACGATATCGCTTGCTTCGTAGGCTTCCCGCGGATCTGACATCGGTCCAGCAACCACGATTATGGGATGTCCGAAGCGACTATTCACTTCTTCTGCCCGGCGCGTGACCTCCTCAATGCCCTCACCACCGCCCACCACAAGAAAGCGAAGCGGCGCGTCCTGGGCGAGGTCGCCGATCACCTCCATCGCCTCAAGAACGCCCTCGAGCTTTTGAAGGTCGCTGGTCATACGGCAGATCACCGCCACAACTATTTCGTCTGGCTGAAACGACCACACGCTTCGGGCGCGGGCAATGTCACCGCTGCGGTTCATCTCGACATCGACCGGTGGCTCCATCACTTCTATGCGGGGACGCCCCTTGCTCCGCATCATCGCGCCGAGTTCAGCCGTCCCAACGATCAGCGGCAGGTGCTTGGGAATGAAGTTGGGTACGCTCATGGAAAGAACGGTGACGACGAGGGGAACTCCGCTCAGGAAATGCGGCACATAGCTTGCTTCCAGAGCGGGGCGCCATTCATAGGCGTGGATGACGTCTATCTCTAGACGCCGGACAAGACCTGCGAGTTGGAAGCCTGTTCGCAACGAAACCTCGTCACTGTCCGATACCGTTTGATAGTAAGGCAGGCCCAACTGCGTCACCATCTCAACGAGCGGCCCGTCGGGGGCGACGACCGTTACCGTATGTCCCCGATCCCTTATACGGGCGGCCAGTTCGAGCGCGTTGATCTGGCTTCCACCAATAACCATCTGATGCGGATAGACGAGAATATTCATGTCCTAGAATATCCCCTCTCGATGCCACCGCCGCCACTTCGAGGCGTTCTCGAAGCGCCGGACTATGCGATCTATCATCACGGCCGGATGGCGCGGTGCCCGTTCGGGTCCTACGATAATCCGCCGTTGCAGCATTTTCCATTCCGGCAGGTTAGTTGGGCACCCGACGCGCCGCGCTACATCAAGATAGCGCTCGACGGCGGGCGAACTGCCAAGGCCATGGTCGTAGCAATGGATAGCCGCATGCAGTGCGCTGCGAGCGATAGCCTCCATGGCGCTTTCTCGTAGCCGGGCAATTTCTGGATTCTTCCCGGCAATGCCCGCAAAGAGAGTCTCAAAGGCCAGATGTCGCTCTACAAGGTCGCGATAATTGTCCACCTTGCGGGCGGAGAGGCTTGCAGGATGCTCTCGATGCCAGGCCTGATCAGCGCCGTGGATGTAGGCGACATCGGCGAACGCGGCGAGCCTCAGCCACATCTCCATGTCATGAGTATGCTCCAGCGGCTGCTGACCGCCGACCCGCTCAACGACCGACATGCGCATCATGACTTCGGGGGAGGTTATGACGTTGAATCCCGACC
This genomic stretch from Devosia sp. YIM 151766 harbors:
- a CDS encoding sugar transferase; this encodes MSSHEEFTTLAGHASRQTILPLAPSTGYLVIKRAYDILGALLLALLVLPLLLVIAFLIRLDGGTALYYQERLGRDGKIFRFWKLRTMVPQAEEALVRHLERDPKAKAEWDRTQKLRCDPRVTRIGRLLRKHSIDELPQLWNVLIGDMSLVGPRPIMVNQQSLYPGTLYGDLRPGITGLWQVTDRHLSAFADRARLDRIYAEQVSLRTDALIMLRTLRPLFVGTGC
- a CDS encoding O-antigen translocase, coding for MAGIANSQLKEMQMSDGRAVTEHRTSSYRDILHSTALIGASSVVAMFFALIRMKTIALLLGPTGVGTVALLSSVVDVVVALAGLGVSQSGIRQIAKAEGSGDKIRMAATVRTVQRTSIVLGLVGALALAALSIPIAVLTFGGADYALGLAVLGLVVLFRILTGSEAALLQGTRRILDLAKLNIITSIAAVSIAVPILLVWREAAIVPMLVLTALAGWVTARWYSRRADIVGSLAGSVPGELGELLRLGVAFTVSGFLTMGAAYAVRMLVVQEAGIEAAGFYQAAWAIAGLYVGVVLQSMGTDFYPRLTAVVGDDAAVTRLVGEQTQVSLLLAGPGVIATITFSHLLVTVFYAPGFSPAASLLRWLSLGMMLRVITWPMGYIIVAKGWQKMFIATEVVATVIHVGLAAALMPLFGVDGAGAAFLCLYVCHGMLVYVIVRRNCGFVLPVQNLGLMALFGFCCAVAFAGFAYLPFWWATLLGLAMTCVTGLFSLFALLRLVPAGALPKPIRSLLSSVGANPAA
- a CDS encoding glycosyltransferase; this encodes MNILVYPHQMVIGGSQINALELAARIRDRGHTVTVVAPDGPLVEMVTQLGLPYYQTVSDSDEVSLRTGFQLAGLVRRLEIDVIHAYEWRPALEASYVPHFLSGVPLVVTVLSMSVPNFIPKHLPLIVGTAELGAMMRSKGRPRIEVMEPPVDVEMNRSGDIARARSVWSFQPDEIVVAVICRMTSDLQKLEGVLEAMEVIGDLAQDAPLRFLVVGGGEGIEEVTRRAEEVNSRFGHPIIVVAGPMSDPREAYEASDIVLGMGSSALRGMVFAKPLVVQGSNGFWRLLDPDSVDLFLWQGWYGDGGNGPGDLRAILRRLLSDRSELLALGEFGRELAERRFSLDHAAATTAAILEQAVCNAKTGSNLSSLARSAASYGKCLINDMRRRAGAVV
- a CDS encoding glycosyltransferase family 2 protein, which translates into the protein MARISVVIPCHNYARYLPAAVDSVLSQEGVSVDIIIVDDASSDESADVATSYMRRDSRVRLIRHEQNAGPVVTFNHGLEYVQGEFLVRLDADDLLTPGSLQRAVAVARRFPSVGLIYGHPLHFSGPMPPRFRDKVAAWTVWRGIDWLADRCRSGFNVITSPEVMMRMSVVERVGGQQPLEHTHDMEMWLRLAAFADVAYIHGADQAWHREHPASLSARKVDNYRDLVERHLAFETLFAGIAGKNPEIARLRESAMEAIARSALHAAIHCYDHGLGSSPAVERYLDVARRVGCPTNLPEWKMLQRRIIVGPERAPRHPAVMIDRIVRRFENASKWRRWHREGIF